The sequence GGGGACGGCGCTGTTCCGCTGGCTCCTTCATGGCCCGTTCGGCATGGTCTCGCGCCGCGGCTCGGCGGCGTACCGGCTGGTGTTGTTGCTGGTCGCGGTCCTGATCTGCACCTTGTTGGGTATCAACGCGATCTTCGGCGCGCTGCTGACCGGCTTGTGTGCGCGCCGAGCCGACCAGCAGGCGTTGGCGCGGTCGGCCGAGGGTGCCGCAGACGGTGCGCGGGCCGACGCCCGGCAGCGGATCGACGAGGGCGACCGATCCTGGGAAGCGATCCGCCAGTTCTCGACAGCCTTCTTCATCCCAATCTACTTCTTTACGGTCGGGCTCAACCTGGACCTTGCCCGGAACCTCGACCTGATCTTCTTCGCCTGGTTCTTCCTGGTGTGCTGCGTGTTGAAGGCCATCAGTGTTTTCGTTGGCGCACTGCTGGCCGGGCAGCCGATGGGGCGCTCCGTAGACCTCTCGGTGGCGCTCAACGCCCGCGGTGGTCCGGGAATCGTGCTGGCCACAGTGACTCTGAGTGCCGGGGTGGTCAACGAGTCCTTCTTCACCTCGATGGTGCTGCTCTCCGTGCTGACCTCCCTGATGGCCGGGTTCTGGCTGGAACGCCGGCTGTCGGCCCTACGCGACCGGGAGCGGGTCTCGGAAACAGCCGACGCGTCGAGTGCGCACCTGGCCAGGTGATCCGATGGCGGCCATCGGTCGGTGCGCGTACCACCAATCCCATCATGGAGGGCAACCATGTCGAACCGTTCACCCGCGTACTCCCTGTTCGAGGGGCGCGATCGCGCACCGATGCGGGCCTTCGCCAGGTCGATCGGATACACCGAGGACGATCTACGTCGGCCGATGGTCGCGGTGGTGCACTCGTGGATCGGCACCATGCCGTGCAACTTCACCCACCGGGAACTGGCCGGGCACGTCATGCGCGGGGTACGCGCCGCGGGAGGTACGCCGGTCGAGGTGAACACGATCGCGATATCAGACGTGATCACGATGGGTACGGAGGGAATGAAGACCTCGTTGGTCAGCCGCGAGGTCATCGCCGATTCGATCGAACTGGTCGCCCGTGGCCACATGTTCGACGCGATCGTGTCGATCGTCGGGTGCGACAAGACCATCCCGGCCGCGGCGATGGCAAACGCTCGACTTGATCTACCCAGCGTGATCGTCTACTCGGGATCCATCCAGCCGGGGTGGTTCCGTGGCACGCCGGTGACCATCGCGGACGTCTTCGAGGCGGTCGGTGCGACCGCGTCCGGCCGTATGAGCGACGCCGACCTGGCCGAGCTGGAGTCCGTCGCCTGCCCCGGTGCGGGCTCGTGCGGGGGGCAGTACACGGCCAACACGATGGCCATGATGATGGAGTTCCTCGGCCTGTCGCCGCTGGGCTCCGCCGGGCCGCCGGCGCTGAGTGACCGGCGGGCGGAGGTCTGCTTCGACGCCGGGAGACTCGTCATGCGGGCCCTGGCGGAAGGGCTGGTGCCGAGCCGAATCCTGACGCCGGCCGCCTTCGCCAACGCGATCGTCGTCGGCGCCGCCACCGCCGGCTCCACCAATCTCGTCCTGCACCTGCTGGCGATAGCCCGAGAAGCGGGAGTGCCGCTGAGCCTCGCCGACTTCGACCGGATCAGCGGGCGGGTCCCGGTGATCACCGACCTGAAGCCGTACGGGCGATTCACGGCCGTGGACCTCGACGCGGCCGGCGGCAGCAGACTGGTAGCCGACCGGTTGCTGCGGGCCGGCCTGCTCGACGGCGACGCGCTGACCGCCACCGGTCGTCGGCTCGGCGACGAGGCCGAGCTCGCCGAGGAGACACCGGGACAGGTCGTCGTGAAAACGGTGACGGAACCGCTGCAGCCGACGGGCGGACTGGTGGTCCTCCACGGCAACCTCGCCCCCGACGGTTGCGTGGTCAAAGTCACCGGCTACCAGGCTCTCGAACACACCGGCCCGGCCCGGGTCTTCGAGACCGAGGAGCAGGCGATGGCGGCCGTGCAGCAGGGCGAGGTGGTGGCGGGTGACGTGGTCGTGATCAGGTACGAGGGGCCGCGCGGTGGGCCGGGCATGCGCGAGATGTTGGGGGTCACGGCCGCGCTGGTCGGCCGCGACCTCGGTGCGAGCGTCGCGCTGGTGACCGACGGGCGGTTCTCCGGTGCGACCCGCGGGATGATGGCGGGGCACGTGGTGCCCGAGGCTGCGGTCGGCGGTCCCATCGCGGCCGTTCGCGACGGCGATCTGGTGACGCTCGACGTACCTGCCCGCACCATCACCCTGCACATCGACGACGCGGAGTTGACCGCCCGGTTGGCCGGTTGGAAGGAGCCCACCGCTCGCTACCGAACCGGGGTGCTGGCGAAGTACCGAGCGCTGGTCTCGTCCGCGGCGCATGGCGCGGTCATGGGCACCATGCCGGCACCGGGCCCGCTCGGGTTGGACTGAGACCGCTCTGGGTGGAGGATCCTGCCGTCGCCCGGCGTCACGTCCCCACACCCGTCGGGTGCCGTCCCTCCGGACGGCACCCGACGTCGGTCTTGCGTCAGCGGGTCATCTGGCCCATGGCAACCGCTGCCCGATCTCGGACGCCGCGGTCCGACCGTAGGTGCTGGCGAGCCCGTTCGCGAATGCCGTCGGGTGGATGTCGTACTCCTGTGGACCGACCGTGCGCAGCACCAGTGCGGCCAACGCGCAGCCGAGCTGTGCGGCTCTGACATCCGGCAGGCCCCAGTTCACGCCGGCGAGGAACCCGGCCCGGAACGCGTCTCCCACGCCGGTCGGTTCGATCTCGGCGTCGACCGCCACGGCGGAGACCTCCTCCGCCGGGTGGTCCAGGCTCTCGATCCGGGCACCCTTGGCGGCGAGGGTGGTTACCCAGGTGCCGACACGGGCGAGGATCTCTCGCTGGGTCCACCCCGTCTTCTGCAGCACCAGAGC is a genomic window of Micromonospora tarapacensis containing:
- the ilvD gene encoding dihydroxy-acid dehydratase, yielding MSNRSPAYSLFEGRDRAPMRAFARSIGYTEDDLRRPMVAVVHSWIGTMPCNFTHRELAGHVMRGVRAAGGTPVEVNTIAISDVITMGTEGMKTSLVSREVIADSIELVARGHMFDAIVSIVGCDKTIPAAAMANARLDLPSVIVYSGSIQPGWFRGTPVTIADVFEAVGATASGRMSDADLAELESVACPGAGSCGGQYTANTMAMMMEFLGLSPLGSAGPPALSDRRAEVCFDAGRLVMRALAEGLVPSRILTPAAFANAIVVGAATAGSTNLVLHLLAIAREAGVPLSLADFDRISGRVPVITDLKPYGRFTAVDLDAAGGSRLVADRLLRAGLLDGDALTATGRRLGDEAELAEETPGQVVVKTVTEPLQPTGGLVVLHGNLAPDGCVVKVTGYQALEHTGPARVFETEEQAMAAVQQGEVVAGDVVVIRYEGPRGGPGMREMLGVTAALVGRDLGASVALVTDGRFSGATRGMMAGHVVPEAAVGGPIAAVRDGDLVTLDVPARTITLHIDDAELTARLAGWKEPTARYRTGVLAKYRALVSSAAHGAVMGTMPAPGPLGLD